One Phycisphaera mikurensis NBRC 102666 DNA window includes the following coding sequences:
- a CDS encoding FAD-binding domain-containing protein, translating into MPRDFGSRDELVAAYAEAFPAAAAIGDAVSPHRGDPAEAARRLAAVKPGPYARTRNRIGGEVTKLSMYLRHGVLELAEVRDAVLAKSPGGADKLVSELGWRDYFQRVLAHEGERVHESLRSWKTGLDEEDYAPEMPPDVLAAETGTDFVDAWVAELHDTGWLHNQQRMKLAAYVVHFRRVHWHAGAEWMHAHLVDGDLGSNHLSWQWVASTFSSKPYLFNAGGLAAVSNGVFDGTTTRGGGRKRNPFDRSTEELAAELFA; encoded by the coding sequence ATGCCCCGCGACTTCGGATCCCGCGACGAGCTGGTGGCGGCGTACGCCGAGGCCTTCCCCGCCGCCGCGGCGATCGGCGACGCCGTGAGCCCGCATCGGGGCGATCCGGCCGAGGCGGCGCGGCGGCTCGCGGCGGTGAAGCCGGGCCCGTACGCCCGAACGCGGAACCGGATCGGCGGCGAGGTCACGAAGCTGTCGATGTACCTCCGCCACGGCGTGCTGGAGCTGGCGGAGGTCCGCGACGCGGTGCTCGCCAAGAGCCCCGGCGGGGCGGACAAGCTCGTCTCCGAGCTGGGCTGGCGCGACTACTTCCAGCGGGTGCTCGCCCACGAGGGCGAGCGAGTCCACGAGAGCCTCCGGAGCTGGAAGACCGGGCTCGATGAGGAGGACTACGCCCCGGAGATGCCGCCGGACGTGCTCGCCGCCGAGACCGGCACCGACTTCGTCGACGCCTGGGTCGCCGAGCTCCACGACACGGGCTGGCTGCACAACCAGCAGCGGATGAAGCTCGCCGCCTACGTGGTCCACTTCCGTCGGGTGCACTGGCACGCCGGGGCGGAGTGGATGCACGCCCACCTCGTCGACGGCGACCTGGGCAGCAACCACCTCTCCTGGCAGTGGGTCGCGAGCACCTTCAGCAGCAAGCCGTACCTGTTCAACGCCGGCGGCCTGGCGGCCGTCTCCAACGGGGTCTTCGACGGCACCACCACCCGCGGGGGCGGGAGGAAGCGCAACCCCTTCGACCGCTCCACCGAAGAGCTCGCCGCGGAGCTGTTCGCTTGA